The proteins below come from a single Kitasatospora sp. NBC_00315 genomic window:
- the rsmH gene encoding 16S rRNA (cytosine(1402)-N(4))-methyltransferase RsmH, whose amino-acid sequence MSTNDPAPKHVPVMLQRCMDALAPAISGPGAVVVDATLGLGGHSEALLTQFPDVRLVAVDRDPAALKLSAERLAPFGERATLVHAVYDEIPEVLERLDIPRVQGILFDLGVSSMQLDEAERGFAYSQDAPLDMRMDQTRGLSAAEVLNTYGHGQLARILKVYGEERFAGKIASVILREREKEPFTNSARLVELVRNAIPAATRRTGGNPAKRTFQALRIEVNGELEVLDRAVPGALDVLATGGRIVVMSYQSLEDRLVKQYFAAGATNTAPPGLPVIPEEHQPWLKLITRGAEQATEEEIEENRRAAPVRLRVAERIRDRGNRR is encoded by the coding sequence ATGAGCACCAACGATCCGGCACCCAAGCACGTCCCGGTCATGCTCCAGCGGTGCATGGACGCGCTGGCCCCGGCGATCTCCGGTCCCGGCGCGGTGGTGGTGGACGCCACCCTCGGTCTCGGCGGGCACAGCGAGGCACTGCTCACCCAGTTCCCGGACGTCCGGCTGGTCGCCGTCGACCGCGACCCGGCCGCGCTGAAGCTCTCCGCCGAGCGCCTCGCCCCGTTCGGCGAGCGCGCCACCCTGGTGCACGCGGTCTACGACGAGATCCCCGAGGTGCTGGAGCGCCTGGACATCCCGCGGGTCCAGGGCATCCTGTTCGACCTCGGCGTCTCCTCGATGCAACTGGACGAGGCGGAGCGCGGCTTCGCCTATTCCCAGGACGCCCCGCTCGACATGCGGATGGACCAGACCCGCGGCCTGAGCGCCGCCGAGGTGCTCAACACCTACGGCCACGGACAGCTCGCCCGGATCCTCAAGGTCTACGGCGAGGAGCGGTTCGCGGGGAAGATCGCCTCGGTGATCCTGCGTGAGCGCGAGAAGGAACCGTTCACCAACAGCGCGCGTCTGGTGGAACTGGTGAGGAACGCCATCCCGGCCGCCACCCGGCGTACCGGCGGCAACCCCGCCAAGCGGACCTTCCAGGCGCTGCGGATCGAGGTCAACGGCGAGCTGGAGGTCCTCGACCGGGCCGTCCCGGGAGCGCTCGACGTGCTCGCGACGGGCGGACGGATCGTGGTGATGTCGTACCAGTCGCTGGAGGACCGCCTGGTCAAGCAGTACTTCGCGGCCGGCGCCACCAACACCGCGCCGCCCGGGCTGCCGGTGATCCCCGAGGAGCACCAGCCCTGGCTCAAGCTCATCACCCGCGGTGCCGAGCAGGCCACCGAGGAGGAGATCGAGGAGAACC
- a CDS encoding beta-class carbonic anhydrase, whose translation MTVTPDRPAPTAAAAPASSTAASEDVAAAQVRPGIIDRFVSANRAYAVDFRDGGMDARPVQKVAVVACMDARLDLFAALGLQLGDAHVIRNAGGVVTDDTIRSLTISQRGMGSRSIALIHHTGCGLLGLTEDFRHELEVEVGQRPQWAVEAFADLDGDVRQSMQRVRTSPFLLHTDDVRGFVFDVHTGLLREIH comes from the coding sequence ATGACAGTGACCCCCGACCGGCCCGCGCCGACCGCCGCTGCCGCCCCCGCGTCCTCCACCGCCGCCTCCGAGGACGTGGCCGCGGCCCAGGTCCGGCCCGGCATCATCGACCGCTTCGTCAGCGCCAACCGCGCCTACGCCGTCGACTTCCGCGACGGCGGCATGGATGCCCGCCCCGTCCAGAAGGTCGCCGTGGTGGCCTGCATGGACGCGCGACTCGACCTGTTCGCCGCGCTCGGCCTGCAACTCGGCGACGCCCACGTGATCCGCAACGCCGGCGGCGTCGTCACCGACGACACCATCCGCTCGCTCACCATCAGCCAGCGCGGGATGGGCTCGCGCTCGATCGCGCTGATCCACCACACCGGCTGCGGTCTGCTCGGCCTCACCGAGGACTTCCGCCACGAGCTGGAGGTGGAGGTCGGACAGCGCCCGCAGTGGGCCGTCGAGGCGTTCGCCGATCTGGACGGCGACGTCCGCCAGTCGATGCAGCGGGTGCGCACCTCACCGTTCCTGCTGCACACCGACGACGTGCGCGGCTTCGTCTTCGACGTGCACACCGGACTGCTCCGCGAGATCCACTGA